Within the Lacerta agilis isolate rLacAgi1 chromosome Z, rLacAgi1.pri, whole genome shotgun sequence genome, the region AGACTTTGCCAGCCCTGCTTACCTAGGCTCTGCTTAAGAAAGGAAACTTGGAGAGTGCCAGGGGATGAATCTAGGAATCCCTGCATGCTAAAGCTGGGGTGCAGCCTCTCCCATAGATccagttaaaaaaaacactgtgacccacccaaccaccaccccaggtgtcaaaagtttgggaaactctggtatTGCTATTCAAATTCAGCATTTGCTTGCACTGTGTGCACCAGATGTTaataagttttgtgtgtgtgtgtgtgtgtgtgtgtgtgtgttggtttgttTAAGGAAAattaagcctgcaatcctaaacaccctTTCTCAAACAGAGGTCCCATTGAACTGAAAGGGACTTACTCTGAATAAAACACCCACCGGATTGTGCTGTAAAAACAAGGAAGAATATGCAGCTATCATAAAGGAGCAGAAGCCATGTGTGACTCTGACTTCAGTGTTCTCaaacatatagatatatattctTTGTTTACAGCTCTTTGTAAATAGGTTCCTGTTGCATCCCACACATTAACCCTTTGCCTCTCGTGTTTCCTTCCTGTCATACATGTTCTTATTTTCTGTCACGATGACTGGTGCGTGTTCAACTTTTTCTAACCTGCTTTTATTTTGAGCAgttttttaaattgtggttttcaacaaaaataaaaaagggttttaaagaaaaataattgtaTGCATGTGTGCTCTTCCTTACGACTTATCTTCTAAtctctttttaatttgtttgctttttaaaaattgtttaaataaaaaaccctagAATTAATTGCAAAATATCCACAATGATCCTGagctgaaaaggaaaaaagaactgttaaaaaaaaaaagcagttggTGGAtagaggctgcaattctatacctgTTTGCAGaagagtaagtcccaatgaactcaCTGGTTCTTCCTTCTGAGCAGCTGCTCATTGGACTGCACTGCACACAAATGAGCCACAGCAGTAgaacaacattttttatttagacaaacttcaggttttttttaacaaggaTGACAAGATCTCAGAAGAGAGTAGCACAGAATATCATTTTCCATAGGTCACCTCCAACACAAAATTACTGAATTACACATTTCTTTATCATCACTGCCTTTAAGGCAGATTACATAAGATAGCAAAATAAAGTCTGACTTGTTTAGAGTGGGATCGTATGGCATCTTGGAAGCTATCGGGTCTCTCTTAGTAAAGACAGGATTTGTctgcactgtatatttaaagcattttcttaTCACATTAACTCTtgggatttcccccaaagaatcctagggacTAGTTTcttgagggtgctgagaattgttaagaGACCTTGCGTGTCACCATCAGAGaatgacagctcccagagttccctgggaagaagcaaCTGCTCATTAAACCACTTTACATATGTCTTGTGGGTGTGCTGAGAGATAAAAAAGCTCCAAAATCAGAGGAGGAGATCCAATAtggaaagggtggggaaccttactTCAGCCTGGAGACTACATTCCCTATTGGGCAACCCTCTGGGAGCCACATCCCAGCAGTGGGTGACTCTGTGCCCAGCAACGTTTTTCTGCATGTATATCTCTTCATCCAGCCAAGCAGGAGGTGTTATTACAGTTCAAGGCAAGGTAAATGAAAACTCAAGGAAAGAGTGAAGCAGCATCAGTGAGCTGTGGGGCCTGGGGAGGAGGTGTTGCCTGTGTGAAGCcccccaagggccaggcagagagccctggagggccacatctgacCCCATGGCCTGTGGGTCTCCACTCCTGCAATACCGGACCTCCTGCTCCTTCTGCAGACACCCTGAAAGAACCAGTATCAGAAGCCTAATGATGGACCCAGTCCAACTGTGAAGCTGTGCTagcctctcccacccccaaaacagGAGAGTGATTCAGGAGCTGGTCTAAATCCCCCCACCCTGGAGATGCAATGGGGGGAGGTGCTAAAGGGAATGAAGAGCACAGGAATGTGTCTCCATTGCCATTCCTGCCTTGCCAGAGAGAGTCTGGAtttccagcagcagcacctggacCTCACCCGTAAACCTCTTAAAagatgggttggcaaactaaggtctgtgggccagatcaggcccaattgccttctagatccagcctgcagacggccCGGGAATCCAGGCAACCGGCATAGCACCCACGCGTGATGGTTTTTGTGACTCAGCCAGGCTTGGGGGTCAAAAGTGGGGCAGGCGCCTGCTGGAGACAAGCCCCTTTTCCGTCCATCATGCACGCGCAGCAATCTTTTcttccgaggggggggggagggaaaaggagcCGCAGTTCGGATTTCCACCATGGAGCTGCCGGTGACTGACCTCAGGAAGGGCAGTTGTGGTGGCAGGGGCTCGGAGGCACCTCTGGAGCGTCACCCACCGGTGTCTGTAGTGGTGGTGCTCCCCGCCAGAGGAAGCGGGGAGCGCCTGGGAGACTCTGCACTCCGAAGCAGTTCTGCACTCTGCTGGGGAGGCCGCTCGTTAGCTACACTGTGTGAGCCATGGAAAGGTAAATAGCCGCCACCGCCTCGTCTTCCCTCACACAGGGAAAATAATGGATTTGCTTGAGCGGCGCTGGCCTGACTTAGCGTGGCCAAAggcttttcccttcacccacgCATGTGCACATGCTCTCCAGAGCTGACAGAAATGGCGCACTTACCTcagcccctcaccccccaccccaacttacgagagaataataataactgtCAATGAGTAAAATGCAAAGGAAGCAGCGTGGGTGTATGagggaacaccccccccaaaaaaaaatcacatttgggcATCATTGGGGTTGGTCTCAATAAgggtttttgccaaaaatgtgggtcataatcatggcaacatatagtctggccccccacaaggtctgagggacagtggactggccccctgctgaaaaagtttgctgacccctgtcttaaaaTATCCActtcaataaaaaaaaaccaataagcCAATAAGGCACAGCAAAGATACGTCAGTTTTAAACTTTATGGGGTTTCCCACCTCAAGAATTGAAGGCAATTTGAAAGAAGGATTGGCACTCATGGTCCGTAAACTCATTGTGCATATGCCCTAGGCTAAATAGGTTTTGTAGGGTTTTATGCTTTTGAAAACTTGCCAAACCTCTTTGACCAGAGGTGAGAATGGCGGCAAAAGAAGCATCCGAATGACTTGTGGGACTTTTTCAAAACACTTTTAGTTCTTTTAGAGACTGTTTTCTCTTTCCAACTTAACTTGCAAAGGAGGAACTGCACTAAATTAAGCAACGTTTCAAACAATGTTCACAAAAGTTTAGGAAGGTCATTATAAAAAGACTGATCCTTAAATACACTCATGCATTTGGGATGTAGGATTGCCGTGGAAGATCTGCCTGAGCTCTCCCCACAAGGGCTGCAAGCCAGCATGTACTGCACTTTCTGCATGCCAGTTGCAACTTGGGATAGTGGGGATAGCTGGAGTCGGGGGCATCCATAAAGTTCAGGAAGTGCTGCATGAACATTGTCATCTGCAGctccttctgcatgtgaagttCTCTCTTGTTCAGTCAGATCTCTTGCACATAACATGCTCTTTCCTGTATTGGAAAATAATGTTACACAACTCTGCATCATATGTACGTCAAGACTGTGATGCTAAAGGTGAGTTGGAAAATTGCTACCTTTGCAGTGGTAGCTTCTAAAATAAGAGCTCAAAAGCTACAGCTTGATCAGTATTGCCTATTCTGACTTGCCGTTGCTCTCTAGGCTTTCAAGTAGAGGTTTCCCCTCGCCCCATTCTGAGATGCCAGGAATGGAAtttaggaccttttgcatgcaaaacatgcactAATCAGCTATGGGCTTTCCCCCATGGTACATGTATCATGTCTGAAAAGTATGAGTTGCATTTTGATTTTTCTAACTATTTGGCTAGTAGCTCTGGAAGTGGAAGCAATGTGAAAAGTAATCCCAAGACTTGTGCCAGCACAAAAGTGCTTAGGATGGAGCATATCAACAAGCCCAGTGCAACTTCTGACACCTGTGTTGCATCTGTTGAAGGCTGGCTTTCCAGTATTACATTTTGGTTCTGAGGAGTCGTGCTCCAACTctcattaataaataaaataaaatatacagggtgtagggaaaaataaaacaaaatatgaagTGGGTTATTATAAATAGGATTTGGGGGACCAGCTTTGTTCAACAAAGCTCCATCTTCTCAGCCTCTCCTAGGATAGTTCAAACATGCCAAAGTATGTATATCCATGGTCGTAATTCACTCTAGATGAGTTTGTCACATTGACAAAGATGACATGACCTTCCTGGAGCTCAACAGCTCTCCCTACATGAATTGACTGCAGGCTGCACAGATCGTATGATGTGGCGTGAGTCCCCACTCCTTTCAACAGCAGCTGATCTGCCTCTGATGGAAGGTTCAGATATACATAGAGGCTGAACGGTGCGTGTGTCTCTGGCTTGGTGCAAAAGGCAACCTGCGAATAAATATAGTACCGTCCTCTTTTGCCAACTTTGATTTTCCCATCTTGGTATGAAAATGTGTCATTATCCATTGGAGCATAGGGTGACCTTTTCCACTGCAAAACTGTGGGGAAGAAAAGATAGGCTATATTTATTCGAGGAGCATTTCTATCAGCACTGCTGGATGAGTTTGTGCTTAGCATTTCAGCTCAATAGCTCACTTCTCACCCAgcgccatgctaatcttctctgtattgTTTCATATGGGCTGCTAAAGTGAAGACAGCCCACTCAGTATCACAATAATGTCCACTATACCCAGACAGAGATATGCTGTctctagggatgggcaaatcttgTCATAAGGACATAGGAGGAGCCTGCTTGGattaagccaatggcccatctagtccagaatcttcTCCCCCACCATGGCCACCCAAGCGCCTCAGGGAAATGGGAAACCCAatgacccaagcacaagagcactctcccattccgtggtttccaggaactgggattcagaagcatcactgccacagaggcagagccgagccatcctggttagtagccattgataaccctcctccaagaatttgtcactgcctcctgcatgagtaaattccatagtttaactgcgcACTGTGTGAAGGAGGACTTTTCTATTTTCTGTTCTGTATctcccaacatccagcttcactggatgcccaCGAAAACTCGCTGAATTACTAAATGGGGCTAATTTCAAGAGTTCAGTGGGTAGAACCCGACCCAAATTCCTCACGAAATATTTTCCTCTGTATTCAATGctgaatgcattttaaatttctcacatgcacagaaagaaaaggagaggaaagtgttgatcactttgCTCTTTCCGTCCCTCAAAAACCACACACTCTCCCCCACATGGGTATGAGTGATAGACTATCACAAACTCTCAGTCCTCACCTCTCTTGCTGCTCTTGCAGCCAGCCAGGTGGATGCTCGCGGCTTGCCTTTTGTCACCTGGAAGAGAAACAGCCTCCATATGACTTTGCCCATGTTCATCCCACCTCAGGGCCATCATGCATGCAGGAAGAGCACTATCTATTATACTGACAGGCAGTTGCTCTCCCAAGATTTCAGACTGCTTCcctccagccctacttggagatgcccttggacattctgcatgcaaagctctaATGCTGAGCTATGACCCCTTCCTTGAATGATGGGATTGAAGGTACAACCTAGGGGTGGACAAACCGATCAGTCTGGTTTCTCACAGTTTCTGATGTTTCCAGTATTAAATTGAGTCCCTCACATTAGCTCAATAAAGCAAATGCTACAACATTCAGTTGGTTAGGGcatagtgccaaggttgcaggtttgatccccaaagTGGACAgttgcattttcctgcattgcagggggttgcacaaaatgatcctcagggtcccttccaactctgtgattctatgaacaccACCAGTATCCTGCAGAGGAGTGGAGTGTGTGCAACACTGGTGTCAGAGAAGTAGCCCATTTTGGAAAGCAtaggaagctccccccccccccgaaccagaCAATTAGTTCCTCTAGGTTAgtactgggatgcgggtggccctgtggtctaaaccacagagcctagggcttgccgatcagaaggttcaaatccccgtgatggggtgagctcccgttgcttggtcccagctcctgccaacttagcagttcaaaagcacatcaaagtgtaagtagataaataggtaccgctctggtgggaaggtaaatggcatttccgtgcgctgctctgcttcaccagaagcagcatagtcatgctggccacatggtctggaagctgtatgccgcctccctcagccactaaagtgagatgagcactgcaaccccagagtcgtccgtgactggacctaatggtcaggggtccatttacctttacctttaggttagTACTGTCAACATTGGATAGCAGTTGACTCTCTAGAGTTTTTTGGAGAGGGGAAGTTCCCTGccacacctggagatgctggggattgaacctgggagcttctgcgtgttaagcagcagctctgccactgagctacagcccagcaAGGCTTGCACAAACAAGACAAAGTGGCCAAGTTTTCAGAAGATCAGCTTAGATACGATGACCCAGTCTCCACCCAGATTGTACAGAATGGATCACATTCACACACcctgcctttaaagcacatttatactattgtaacagtcatagcttcccccaaagcaggAGCAAAACTAGATTTTATTTCCCTGTAGCTACAGCTCTGCCTGAAGAATCTTGGATACTGCCACATACTCCTGACAAAGCTACAACCCTGCAGTCTTAACAAAATAcagctctcaggattcttttttttggggggggggggagccatgtggtttaaatgtagGGTCTGCAGATGTGACTAAGTGCATAGCCCACCCAAACCTGAACAACTTTTACCCAACCCTCCTTCTTCAACTTGCTGCtttctggggagagggggggagtatGATTTGCCCCCAAATTACATCACCTCTTTTTTGGCACTGGAGTTTTAAAAGTGTCATCTCCACCCCAGCTCTGGTgcttcagaccccccccccttcttttcttttttttgctctttGGCCTGATTCTCTCTATTTGAGTTTTCATTTCAAAGGTTCCTTACATACCTGTTCTCTTGGCTAGGAGGCTTTCTTGGGGAATCTAGAGCAATTTGAAGAGGCAGGAGATAATATTAAAAGCGTGGCAGCATCTGTGTGATACAATACATACATGCTTCTCCAGTTGTCAAAACCTAGGAGCAGCCAACCAGCATTGCATCTCTGTAGCAAGCCCATTGTTACGTTCCTCGCCCTCTCACCCTGAATACATTCCAAATAGGTGATTGTTTTTTCATCAGCAGAGATGCAAAAATGAGCTATCGTGTatctagagcagccttcaccaaccagcCATGGCTgttctgcctggggctgatggaagctgtagttgaaaacattcagaaaatatcagGTGAGTGAAGGCTGTTCTAGATACTTTCATGTATCCCCTCCCTTCTTAAATACAGCCGCTTCCTCTCTGCCCCCTTGCTGAAAAGTTTGATTCACACATTGGGCATCATCTTTCACTTTGCCACAGCTTCCAACTTTTCCTCTGTGGTTGTCCATCATCTCACCTTGGACCCTTCATTTCTACGCAGCATCCCAAAGCTCTTACCACATGATACCCCTCCATAAATTCTTACATggaaagtttctttttttcctttcttgtcTTTGTTAACCCCTCCTTCAGGTGACATTCAGTTTGGCCACCTCCATTCCCAGCTGCCCTACAGATTCTGCTTTCCCTATTTCTCACTGGTTGCAAAAAATAAACCCTTGTGTGTAGCAGAGCTACTGCTTACAAATCagattttcaaaaagaaagacaaaagatTTTGCTTTTCTTGACTTTGCATGGTTAAAATGCTGGGAACAAGTACAAGAATGACTCATCAAGCTGAAGTAAAAAATGAGGGTGCGAAAACGCAATGGGC harbors:
- the CD40LG gene encoding CD40 ligand, producing MDSGEPYPSTTPRPAGFTTTMKAFTSLIAVFVIAQLIGTVLFGLYLHMKVDKVGDEISLREDFVFLRRLQKCRKPQYSDATFLDCAKILSSFQDLLQDQKSKIPQESLLAKRTGDKRQAASIHLAGCKSSKRVLQWKRSPYAPMDNDTFSYQDGKIKVGKRGRYYIYSQVAFCTKPETHAPFSLYVYLNLPSEADQLLLKGVGTHATSYDLCSLQSIHVGRAVELQEGHVIFVNVTNSSRVNYDHGYTYFGMFELS